One part of the Ailuropoda melanoleuca isolate Jingjing chromosome 6, ASM200744v2, whole genome shotgun sequence genome encodes these proteins:
- the ZNF239 gene encoding zinc finger protein 239, which yields MATQDSSVTFCKNELQDPQKSKSLFVTAESTDRKVLQRESPPMDHCSENLQIKLMSDVTELVSPLVSGEANCQNGQLKESLDLFDCSCKDICGWKSRVVSRPQRAHTEEKPCNHYNLGKRRNNSSDGHPCAKIHTAEKLHRCSQCGEDFSERSELLLHQRHHTEAKPYKCEQCGKGFTRSSSLLIHRAVHTDEKPYKCDKCGKGFTRSSSLLIHHAVHTGEKPYKCDKCGKGFSQSSKLHIHQRVHTGEKPYECGECGMSFSQRSNLHIHQRVHTGERPYKCGECGKGFSQSSNLHIHRCIHTGEKPFQCYECGKGFSQSSDLRIHLRVHTGEKPYHCGKCGKGFSQSSKLLIHQRVHTGEKPYECSKCGKGFSQSSNLHIHQRVHRKDPIK from the coding sequence ATGGCCACACAGGACTCCTCAGTGACGTTTTGTAAAAATGAGCTCCAGGATCCTCAGAAAAGCAAAAGTCTATTTGTAACTGCAGAAAGCACTGACAGAAAAGTCTTGCAGAGAGAAAGTCCTCCCATGGACCATTGTTCAGAGAACCTTCAAATTAAACTTATGTCTGACGTAACAGAACTGGTCTCACCATTGGTCAGTGGTGAGGCAAACTGCCAGAATGGCCAATTGAAAGAGTCTTTGGATCTCTTTGACTGTAGCTGCAAAGACATTTGTGGTTGGAAATCACGAGTGGTCAGTCGTCCTCAGAGAGCTCATACAGAGGAGAAACCCTGTAACCATTACAACCTTGGAAAGAGACGTAACAACAGCTCAGATGGTCATCCATGTGCAAAAATCCACACCGCAGAGAAATTACACAGATGTAGTCAGTGTGGTGAGGACTTCAGTGAGCGCTCAGAACTACTACTTCATCAACGACACCACACAGAAGCAAAGCCCTACAAATGCGAGCAGTGTGGGAAGGGCTTCACGAGGAGCTCCAGTCTCCTCATCCATCGAGCAGTCCACACGGACGAGAAACCCTATAAGTGTGACAAGTGTGGGAAAGGCTTCACAAGGAGTTCAAGTCTGCTCATTCATCACGCAGTCCATACAGGCGAGAAGCCTTATAAATGTGACAAGTGTGGAAAGGGCTTTAGTCAGAGCTCCAAACTGCATATCCACCAGCGAGTGCACACTGGTGAGAAGCCCTATGAGTGTGGGGAGTGTGGTATGAGTTTCAGTCAGCGCTCCAACCTGCACATCCACCAACGAGTCCACACTGGGGAGAGGCCCTACAAGTGTGGGGAGTGTGGGAAGGGTTTCAGTCAGAGTTCGAACCTTCACATTCACCGCTGCATACACACAGGCGAGAAGCCTTTCCAGTGCTATGAGTGCGGGAAGGGCTTCAGCCAGAGCTCTGATCTCCGCATCCATCTCAgagtccacactggagagaagccctatcaCTGTGGCAAGTGTGGGAAGGGATTTAGCCAGAGCTCAAAACTCCTCATCCATCAGAGAGTGcatactggagagaagccctacgAGTGCAGCAAGTGTGGGAAGGGCTTCAGCCAGAGCTCCAACCTCCATATCCACCAGCGGGTTCATAGGAAAGATCCCATTAAATAA